Proteins from a genomic interval of bacterium:
- the mrdA gene encoding penicillin-binding protein 2, translating into MSTQLAGGQLPIEGRLYLAAALILGVLFVFVVRLFQLQILEGDELRRRSEQNSVRQVRLEAPRGEVLDREGRVLASTRPAYRLEVTPNDLSARERTFAALGQLLGAAPAELDEKAGSSRGSRRFRPRVLADDLDFEMLARVESHRFAMPGVHTHVEPRRHYLSGTLAAHLLGTIGEIRADQLEREAFQDYRSGDVIGQTGLEARFEAHLRGREGGRNVVVDVAGREVGDPLLEVPAVPGGRVVLSLDRDLQLAAEEGFEEAPEGELARIGAAVALDVNTGDVLAMVSRPAFDPNSFAGGIDTATWKGLTSDDWDPLQNRALQNHYPPGSTHKAIVAAALLQEGVIGPRTTAYCPGFFRFGGRVYRCWKRAGHGTVDLMDALRESCDVFFYTYGEKLGIDRLANYAKAFGIGRTPGLGLGSEAPGLVPSSAWKRRRFGKPWYPGETVSASIGQGFNLYTPLQLAVAYAALANGGKVMKPRLVLRLETQDGITVKSFPTEQAGEVPVTPARLALVRRGLRAVVEEPHGTGARARVPGVEVAGKTGTAQVVRLDQVEGLKENEIPIRQRDHGWFGAFAPADDPEIAVAVFVEHGLHGSTAAAPIAQRILARYFEKKNGGPLVAATEGGNDESGD; encoded by the coding sequence TTGAGCACCCAACTGGCGGGGGGGCAGTTGCCGATCGAAGGAAGGCTGTACCTGGCGGCCGCCTTGATCCTTGGGGTCCTGTTCGTTTTCGTGGTCCGGCTCTTCCAGCTCCAGATCCTGGAGGGGGACGAGCTGCGCCGCCGGTCCGAGCAGAACTCGGTTCGCCAGGTTCGTTTGGAGGCACCGCGGGGAGAAGTGCTCGACAGGGAAGGCAGGGTGCTTGCCAGTACGCGTCCGGCCTATCGGCTGGAGGTCACGCCTAACGATCTTTCTGCTCGTGAACGGACATTCGCCGCTCTCGGGCAGTTGCTCGGAGCGGCCCCTGCGGAGTTGGACGAAAAGGCGGGCTCGAGCAGGGGGAGCCGGCGTTTCCGTCCTCGCGTGCTGGCGGATGATCTGGATTTCGAGATGCTCGCGCGGGTCGAGTCCCATCGGTTCGCGATGCCGGGCGTTCACACCCACGTCGAACCCCGGCGCCACTATCTCTCCGGCACCCTGGCCGCTCATCTCCTGGGGACGATCGGAGAGATCCGCGCCGATCAGCTCGAACGTGAGGCCTTCCAGGACTACCGTTCCGGCGATGTGATCGGGCAGACCGGCTTGGAGGCGCGCTTCGAGGCCCATCTCCGCGGTCGGGAAGGCGGCCGGAATGTCGTCGTAGACGTCGCTGGCCGAGAGGTGGGGGATCCGCTCCTGGAGGTGCCGGCGGTGCCCGGAGGCCGGGTGGTGTTGAGCCTGGATCGGGATCTGCAACTCGCCGCCGAGGAAGGCTTCGAAGAGGCTCCCGAGGGCGAACTCGCACGGATTGGTGCCGCCGTGGCCCTCGATGTGAACACGGGTGACGTGCTCGCGATGGTGTCGCGGCCCGCCTTCGACCCGAACTCCTTTGCCGGCGGCATCGACACGGCCACCTGGAAGGGGCTCACATCCGATGATTGGGATCCTCTTCAGAACCGCGCACTCCAGAATCACTATCCTCCGGGTTCGACGCACAAGGCCATCGTTGCGGCCGCCTTGTTGCAGGAAGGTGTGATCGGTCCGCGTACGACGGCCTACTGTCCCGGGTTCTTTCGTTTCGGTGGCCGCGTCTACCGCTGTTGGAAGCGCGCCGGGCACGGCACGGTGGATCTCATGGATGCGCTACGCGAATCCTGCGATGTGTTCTTCTACACCTACGGTGAGAAGCTCGGCATCGACCGGCTTGCCAACTACGCGAAGGCGTTTGGAATCGGCCGCACACCGGGCCTCGGCCTGGGATCCGAGGCGCCCGGGTTGGTACCGAGCAGTGCGTGGAAGCGGCGGCGTTTCGGGAAGCCCTGGTATCCGGGCGAGACCGTGTCGGCGAGCATCGGTCAGGGCTTCAATCTCTACACGCCGTTGCAGCTCGCCGTCGCTTATGCCGCTCTCGCCAATGGTGGCAAGGTGATGAAGCCACGGCTGGTCTTGCGGCTCGAGACCCAGGATGGAATCACCGTGAAGAGCTTCCCGACGGAGCAGGCTGGCGAAGTGCCCGTCACGCCGGCCCGGCTCGCCCTGGTTCGTCGCGGTCTACGCGCTGTCGTGGAGGAGCCCCATGGAACCGGTGCACGTGCGCGTGTCCCCGGTGTCGAGGTGGCGGGCAAGACGGGGACGGCACAGGTCGTTCGTCTCGATCAGGTGGAAGGCCTGAAGGAGAACGAGATCCCGATTCGGCAGCGTGATCACGGCTGGTTCGGTGCCTTCGCTCCGGCGGACGATCCGGAGATCGCCGTGGCCGTCTTCGTCGAGCATGGCCTTCACGGCAGCACGGCCGCGGCACCCATCGCTCAGCGCATCCTGGCCCGCTACTTCGAGAAGAAGAACGGTGGGCCGTTGGTGGCCGCGACCGAAGGGGGCAACGATGAATCCGGCGATTGA